One Corynebacterium efficiens YS-314 DNA segment encodes these proteins:
- a CDS encoding acetamidase/formamidase family protein, which translates to MTSREISDLISFKLGRRNFLQAVLALGAAGAVSGCSSHATPARSSVAAGILNAGMGPIPGDHYLSSTPDTVLWGYVPGLHTPPTLQIRSGETVTVDTVSHEGLLEDQGRDPETFFGHHGVASSEVLEDAKDIAASYSRTPRDFDLDGPHVVTGPIFVEGAQPGDVLKVETLQTDLRVPYGVVSSRHGKGALGIKPDGTPPAGIHISEVMPPTHTDGRETGIPTDYGNISVYTPVEDGHGIMDGGESKIRFPLRPFMGMMGVAFADGDPTAPQLNSIPPTLGGGNIDIRHLSAGSAFYLPVNTEGALFYTGDPHMGMGDGEVALTAMEGSLRTTFKLTVCKPGSGDAPSIAFNYPFGETDEHWIPIGLSDPDGSQGGGQNSDLNVAMRRAVVNALDFLESDLNITRSVAYAYLSAAADFTISQVVDRTTGVHGLIRKADFI; encoded by the coding sequence ATGACTAGCAGGGAAATATCAGATCTCATCAGTTTCAAGCTCGGAAGGCGCAATTTCCTTCAGGCAGTCCTCGCCCTCGGCGCAGCTGGCGCGGTTAGTGGCTGCAGCTCACACGCTACCCCCGCGCGAAGCAGCGTCGCCGCAGGCATTCTCAATGCTGGCATGGGACCGATCCCCGGAGACCACTACCTCTCTTCCACTCCGGACACGGTTCTATGGGGCTACGTGCCGGGTCTGCACACACCACCCACCTTGCAAATCCGTTCGGGAGAGACGGTCACAGTGGACACCGTCAGTCACGAGGGACTCCTGGAGGATCAGGGCAGAGACCCAGAGACGTTTTTTGGTCACCATGGAGTAGCTTCCTCGGAAGTGCTGGAGGATGCTAAAGATATCGCAGCGTCCTATTCGCGTACACCCCGCGACTTCGATCTCGACGGGCCCCATGTTGTCACCGGACCGATTTTCGTTGAAGGCGCACAACCCGGCGACGTACTCAAAGTGGAAACGCTCCAAACCGATCTACGCGTGCCGTACGGGGTGGTTTCCAGTCGACACGGCAAGGGTGCACTCGGGATCAAACCGGACGGCACCCCACCGGCCGGAATCCACATTTCGGAGGTCATGCCCCCCACTCACACTGACGGTCGCGAGACCGGGATCCCCACCGACTACGGGAATATCTCCGTCTACACGCCCGTGGAGGATGGCCACGGGATCATGGATGGAGGGGAGTCAAAGATCCGCTTTCCACTTCGGCCTTTCATGGGCATGATGGGGGTGGCTTTTGCAGACGGGGATCCCACCGCTCCACAACTCAACTCCATTCCACCGACCCTGGGTGGAGGCAACATTGACATTCGCCACCTGTCTGCCGGCTCTGCCTTCTACCTACCTGTGAATACGGAGGGAGCCCTGTTCTATACCGGCGATCCGCATATGGGGATGGGTGACGGCGAAGTCGCACTGACCGCTATGGAGGGTTCTCTACGAACCACCTTCAAGCTCACCGTCTGCAAGCCCGGCAGTGGCGATGCCCCCTCAATCGCCTTCAACTATCCATTCGGGGAAACCGATGAGCACTGGATCCCAATTGGATTGTCCGACCCGGACGGCTCACAGGGAGGCGGCCAGAACAGTGATCTCAACGTGGCCATGCGCAGGGCAGTCGTCAACGCGCTGGATTTCCTAGAATCTGACCTGAACATAACCAGGTCGGTCGCTTATGCATACCTGTCTGCAGCCGCGGATTTCACCATCTCACAGGTGGTGGACCGCACGACCGGTGTCCACGGACTGATCAGGAAGGCCGATTTTATCTAG
- a CDS encoding glucosamine-6-phosphate deaminase has protein sequence MDIIIRADAQEVGKEAAAIMAPFIKQGRTIGLATGSSPLTTYRELIRMYESGELTFKTIQAFLLDEYVGLARDDKNSYFRTIRDEFTAHVDFVDANVHSPDSTDPDPYHAAALYEQKIIDTGVAIQLLGVGVNGHIGFNEPTSALQGPTKVQALHPQTIKDNARFFNDCIENVPTHAMTQGLGTITRAENIIMVATGEAKADAIHRIVEGPLTALCPGSVLQLHADVTIVVDEAAASKLEHADYYRTMERIRL, from the coding sequence ATGGACATCATCATTCGGGCGGATGCCCAGGAGGTCGGCAAGGAAGCTGCGGCAATCATGGCACCCTTCATCAAACAGGGGCGCACCATCGGTCTTGCTACGGGATCATCCCCGCTGACCACCTACCGGGAACTGATCCGCATGTATGAGTCGGGGGAACTGACCTTCAAGACCATCCAGGCATTCCTGCTGGATGAGTATGTGGGTTTGGCCCGCGACGATAAGAACAGCTACTTCCGCACCATCCGCGATGAGTTCACCGCCCATGTCGATTTCGTGGATGCCAACGTCCACAGCCCGGACAGCACCGACCCGGATCCCTACCACGCCGCCGCCCTCTATGAGCAGAAGATCATCGACACCGGTGTTGCGATCCAGCTGCTCGGCGTGGGTGTGAACGGCCATATCGGTTTCAACGAACCGACCTCCGCGCTGCAGGGACCGACCAAGGTGCAGGCCCTGCACCCGCAGACCATCAAGGACAATGCGCGCTTCTTCAATGACTGCATTGAGAATGTGCCCACCCACGCCATGACCCAGGGGCTGGGAACCATCACCCGCGCCGAGAACATCATCATGGTGGCCACCGGCGAGGCCAAGGCCGATGCCATCCACCGCATCGTGGAGGGCCCGCTGACCGCCCTGTGCCCTGGTTCCGTGCTGCAACTGCACGCGGATGTCACCATCGTGGTGGACGAGGCGGCGGCCTCGAAGCTGGAACACGCGGATTACTACCGCACCATGGAGCGGATCCGCCTCTAG
- a CDS encoding FadR/GntR family transcriptional regulator codes for MTIARRPSRSRSTTQEAVAGIKRYIREQGLRRGDMLPSETVLCAVIGCSRSAIREAIRSLVTLDIVEVRHGYGTFVSDMSLEPLINGMVFRTILNTDTSLKNLLHVVETREILDLALGTELLRTFDGQLRNDLLGYVDRMREHSEKGESFAAEDRSFHLTLASKVGNPLIRELNDAFWRIQAESQPLLSLPMPADIHQTIDAHQEIVEALNAADPERYEAAVKNHYAPFRRLLAQKLGME; via the coding sequence ATGACTATAGCGCGCAGGCCATCGCGTTCCAGGTCCACCACCCAGGAGGCGGTGGCGGGTATCAAACGCTACATCCGGGAACAGGGGCTCCGGCGGGGTGACATGCTGCCGTCGGAAACCGTGTTGTGTGCGGTGATCGGATGCTCCCGGTCGGCGATCAGGGAGGCCATCAGGTCCCTGGTCACCCTGGACATTGTCGAGGTACGTCATGGTTACGGCACCTTCGTGTCTGATATGTCCCTGGAACCCCTGATCAACGGCATGGTCTTCCGGACCATCCTGAACACGGACACCTCCCTGAAGAATCTGCTGCATGTGGTTGAGACGAGGGAGATCCTCGACCTGGCCCTGGGTACGGAGTTGTTGCGCACCTTTGACGGGCAGCTGCGCAATGACCTGCTGGGGTACGTGGACCGCATGCGTGAGCACAGTGAGAAGGGGGAGTCCTTTGCGGCGGAGGACCGTTCCTTCCACCTGACGCTGGCGTCGAAGGTGGGGAACCCCCTGATCCGGGAACTCAATGACGCATTCTGGCGTATCCAGGCGGAATCACAGCCTCTGCTGAGTCTGCCGATGCCGGCTGATATCCACCAGACCATCGATGCCCACCAGGAGATTGTGGAGGCGTTGAACGCCGCGGATCCGGAGAGGTACGAGGCTGCGGTGAAGAATCACTATGCACCTTTCCGCAGGTTGCTCGCGCAGAAACTGGGGATGGAGTAG